One window of the Candidatus Bathyarchaeia archaeon genome contains the following:
- a CDS encoding TATA-box-binding protein: MSQQTQVKVRIENVVASATLNQRIDLNAVVKGYPGVEYRPEQFPGLVFRLKRPKTATLIFNSGKMVCTGAKSEREARRAVMRVIKELKKSGIVIVGKPELKIQNIVASANLNGVIDLEKSAYVLGKTMYEPEQFPGLIYRMDDPKVVILLFASGKLVCTGAKKEEDVYRAVENLQKKLEREGLIYYEQR, from the coding sequence ATGTCTCAGCAAACACAAGTCAAAGTTAGAATAGAAAACGTGGTTGCATCCGCAACACTAAATCAGAGAATAGACTTAAACGCTGTTGTCAAGGGTTATCCCGGAGTAGAATATCGCCCTGAGCAATTCCCAGGGCTAGTTTTTAGATTAAAGAGACCTAAAACTGCAACGTTGATTTTTAACTCTGGTAAGATGGTTTGCACAGGTGCGAAATCTGAGAGAGAAGCCCGTAGGGCGGTCATGAGGGTTATTAAGGAGCTTAAGAAGAGCGGAATAGTGATAGTTGGTAAGCCGGAATTAAAAATTCAGAATATTGTGGCCTCTGCAAATTTAAATGGTGTTATTGATCTAGAAAAGTCAGCTTACGTTCTAGGTAAGACGATGTATGAGCCGGAGCAATTCCCAGGTCTAATTTACCGAATGGATGATCCTAAGGTTGTTATACTTCTGTTTGCGAGTGGAAAACTCGTTTGTACGGGCGCTAAGAAAGAGGAGGACGTATATAGGGCTGTGGAGAACCTGCAGAAGAAGCTTGAGCGAGAAGGATTAATATATTATGAGCAAAGGTGA
- a CDS encoding signal peptidase I produces MSDLPSKAKRVWNNRMFKTLLMFTILIVSVFLAHKILTVILRTEYPLSTPESWSMWPTISRGDLLIIQGGLRGEDIHADPKYGDIIVFKDPRGGSTPIVHRAIYKGYDEGRKMWFFRTKGDNNWSEDPWIVWEDGIYGKVIFIIPYLGYFRIYLGNEGGIVIIAILIVVLLISENWDLIKERIGNRGNSSSQK; encoded by the coding sequence TTGAGCGATTTGCCGAGTAAAGCCAAGCGTGTCTGGAACAATAGGATGTTTAAAACTTTACTCATGTTCACCATATTAATCGTAAGCGTTTTCCTCGCCCACAAAATTCTCACCGTAATTTTAAGGACAGAGTACCCGTTATCTACACCGGAATCATGGAGCATGTGGCCGACAATTAGTAGAGGAGACCTGTTGATTATTCAAGGTGGATTGAGAGGTGAAGATATCCACGCGGATCCAAAGTACGGTGACATAATTGTTTTTAAGGATCCGAGGGGTGGATCCACCCCCATAGTTCATCGGGCAATATATAAAGGGTATGATGAAGGAAGGAAGATGTGGTTCTTTAGAACCAAGGGGGACAATAACTGGAGCGAGGATCCGTGGATAGTGTGGGAGGATGGCATATATGGTAAAGTCATCTTCATAATACCCTACCTAGGCTACTTTAGGATATATTTGGGTAATGAGGGAGGAATAGTGATTATAGCCATTTTAATAGTGGTTCTCTTAATATCAGAGAACTGGGATCTAATAAAGGAGAGAATAGGCAATAGAGGCAACAGTTCTAGTCAAAAATAA
- a CDS encoding TatD family nuclease-associated radical SAM protein yields MKRREDFVYWLGDTLYLNITNRCSNNCYFCFKNYWSGIAGFNLKLSEEPSVNEIVEDLERHISRRKWRETVFCGFGEPTIRLDCLLEIAKWIREHFLSLRIRLDTNGHALLLNPGRNVVEELKDSGVNAVSVSINGHDEETYNRICRPVFANAYKSAIEFVKVARDASLDVEITAVMLPEIDISKIQDLASSLKVKFRAREYIPCFY; encoded by the coding sequence TTGAAGCGGAGGGAGGATTTCGTATACTGGTTGGGCGACACGCTCTACTTGAATATTACTAATCGCTGCTCCAACAACTGCTACTTCTGCTTTAAAAATTATTGGAGCGGCATAGCTGGCTTCAACCTCAAGCTCAGCGAAGAACCCAGTGTTAACGAGATAGTTGAAGACCTAGAGCGACATATCTCAAGGAGAAAATGGAGAGAGACCGTTTTCTGCGGCTTCGGTGAGCCAACTATTAGGCTTGATTGCCTACTGGAAATTGCAAAATGGATCAGGGAGCATTTTCTCTCCCTTAGGATTAGACTGGATACGAATGGGCACGCTCTCCTACTTAACCCCGGAAGAAACGTTGTAGAAGAGCTTAAGGATTCAGGTGTTAACGCGGTGAGCGTCAGTATAAATGGGCATGATGAAGAAACATATAATAGGATTTGTAGACCGGTTTTCGCAAATGCCTATAAGAGCGCCATTGAGTTCGTTAAAGTCGCTAGGGATGCGTCTCTCGATGTGGAGATTACGGCGGTGATGCTTCCGGAGATAGATATATCTAAGATTCAGGATTTGGCTTCAAGCCTAAAGGTTAAGTTTAGAGCAAGAGAATATATCCCCTGCTTCTACTGA
- a CDS encoding tRNA (adenine-N1)-methyltransferase, whose protein sequence is MSNGIREGDYVLLYLDDKRTYMVKAERGKVLHTHKGFVKIDDLIGKEFGTRVKSSLGVEFIAFKPSIRDYIFKSSRGTQIIYPKDMALIILFGNIQPGSRVVEAGTGTGALTTVLASYVRPDGRVHSYEIRSELLEIARRNLERAGVLEYVELKSKDITLGIDESNVDSVVLDMAEPWLVVPHAYRALKGSGSFISFSPTIDQVIRTVEELKMNNFANIETIECLVRRIRVEKGKTRPETLMTGHTGYMVFARKALPEN, encoded by the coding sequence TTGAGCAATGGGATTAGAGAGGGCGACTACGTTTTACTATATCTAGATGATAAGAGGACGTATATGGTGAAGGCGGAGAGGGGGAAGGTTCTTCACACGCATAAGGGTTTTGTGAAAATTGATGACCTTATCGGTAAGGAGTTTGGCACACGTGTGAAGAGCAGTCTTGGAGTTGAATTTATTGCGTTTAAGCCGAGCATAAGGGACTATATATTTAAGAGCTCTAGGGGTACGCAGATAATATATCCCAAGGATATGGCGCTCATAATTTTATTCGGCAACATACAGCCCGGAAGCCGAGTTGTTGAGGCTGGAACTGGAACTGGAGCCCTAACAACAGTGTTGGCAAGTTATGTAAGGCCCGATGGGCGAGTACATAGCTATGAGATTAGAAGCGAGCTTCTCGAGATTGCGCGGAGAAATTTAGAGAGGGCCGGTGTACTGGAATATGTTGAATTAAAGAGTAAGGACATAACGTTGGGGATAGATGAGAGTAACGTTGATTCTGTCGTTTTAGATATGGCGGAGCCTTGGCTTGTTGTCCCTCACGCGTATAGAGCGTTGAAGGGTAGCGGCTCATTCATATCGTTCAGCCCAACGATAGATCAAGTAATAAGAACTGTCGAAGAGCTAAAGATGAATAATTTCGCAAATATAGAGACCATAGAATGCCTTGTAAGAAGAATAAGGGTTGAGAAAGGGAAGACTCGGCCAGAGACTTTAATGACCGGTCATACCGGATATATGGTTTTTGCGAGGAAGGCGCTCCCAGAGAATTGA
- a CDS encoding SIS domain-containing protein: MTLTLLGDFNLTFTEYFDHHMLKEVLEEPEVIRRTIEEERDNIKNVASEIASKVFDIVYITGSGTSYHAGLVAQYALSSLTNLASSTIPASEFQRWVPPSISRRSLVVAISQSGESSDIIDAVKYAVKRKMRVLAVTNTPGSSLANLADYVIIPRSGKEIAVPATKTYVAQLTAVLMFAIELAAFKESETDISILREKFFKVPLLVEEILKFYRENIRETATKYKDKNLIFALGSGPNYATALETALKLKETCMVFAEGFATREFLHGPIRLVDERTLMILISPMEEVNDYIELSRSFRSFGAKVISVLEKTENSDAFLKFFDDVFFVPYGLPKIFSPIIFIVPLQLFTYYVAIFKGLNPDKPEKLVKVVK; the protein is encoded by the coding sequence GTGACTCTAACTCTACTGGGGGACTTTAATCTGACTTTCACCGAATACTTTGATCATCACATGTTAAAAGAGGTTCTGGAAGAACCGGAAGTAATTAGAAGAACTATTGAGGAGGAGCGAGATAACATAAAGAACGTGGCCAGCGAGATCGCGTCTAAAGTTTTCGATATAGTGTACATAACTGGTAGCGGAACAAGCTATCATGCCGGGCTAGTGGCCCAATATGCGCTCTCAAGTCTCACGAATTTAGCGTCTAGCACCATACCGGCTTCGGAGTTCCAACGTTGGGTACCGCCAAGCATTTCACGAAGGTCTCTGGTAGTGGCTATATCCCAATCAGGGGAGAGCTCCGACATTATTGATGCAGTTAAATACGCGGTTAAGAGGAAAATGAGAGTTCTCGCAGTAACGAACACTCCTGGAAGCTCGCTTGCAAACCTAGCAGACTACGTAATAATTCCAAGGTCAGGCAAGGAGATCGCTGTTCCGGCAACAAAAACCTATGTGGCGCAACTTACAGCCGTCTTAATGTTTGCCATCGAATTAGCTGCGTTTAAAGAGAGCGAAACTGACATTAGCATTTTAAGAGAAAAATTCTTTAAGGTTCCGCTTTTAGTCGAAGAAATACTCAAGTTTTATAGGGAGAATATTCGTGAGACAGCCACAAAATATAAGGACAAAAACTTAATATTCGCCTTAGGCAGCGGGCCAAATTACGCTACTGCCCTAGAAACCGCCTTAAAGCTTAAAGAGACATGCATGGTTTTTGCTGAGGGATTCGCGACGCGGGAGTTTCTTCATGGTCCAATAAGGCTTGTTGATGAGAGAACGCTTATGATATTAATTTCCCCAATGGAAGAAGTTAATGATTACATTGAGTTATCGAGAAGCTTCAGGAGTTTTGGTGCAAAGGTAATCTCCGTTTTAGAGAAAACCGAGAATTCTGACGCTTTCCTCAAATTTTTTGATGATGTTTTTTTCGTTCCATACGGGTTGCCTAAAATTTTCTCTCCAATAATATTTATTGTTCCACTCCAATTATTCACATATTATGTGGCCATCTTTAAAGGTTTAAACCCGGATAAGCCGGAAAAGCTCGTGAAGGTGGTGAAGTAG
- the thiL gene encoding thiamine-phosphate kinase, with product MKSVRDLGEREIIKIIIEKLNSMSDMPIPFGDDVAAIRLDDERLIVAKADMLVGRTDVPPGMSFRQAARKAIVMGVSDFAAKGVKPLAALVSLGLPSSLTERDIEEIGLGLSEGAKEYGVYIVGGDTNEASDLVIDCLMIGLCDAKKVVKRSGAKPGDILAVTGYFGKTSAGLRILLEGLSPPAHVRKPLVESVLLPKARLREGLILADLGALTASIDSSDGLAWSLYELSEASKVGFLIRNIPIAPEVKWFAEEYNLDPVNLSLYGGEEYELVVTVKPNMFERAKEALGSIGVQLIEVGEAIGEREICMEVNGKRVIVERKGWEHFKSI from the coding sequence GTGAAGTCGGTTAGAGATCTGGGTGAAAGAGAGATAATAAAAATTATCATAGAGAAACTCAACTCTATGAGCGACATGCCTATACCCTTCGGAGACGATGTGGCGGCTATCCGCCTTGATGATGAAAGGCTAATCGTTGCGAAAGCCGATATGCTTGTTGGCAGAACTGACGTTCCACCGGGCATGAGTTTTAGGCAGGCGGCGAGGAAAGCTATAGTTATGGGCGTCAGCGACTTTGCGGCCAAGGGTGTTAAGCCCCTAGCCGCCCTCGTTTCTCTGGGTTTACCGTCCAGCTTAACTGAGAGAGACATAGAGGAGATAGGTTTAGGCTTGAGTGAAGGGGCAAAAGAATATGGCGTTTACATTGTGGGTGGAGATACAAACGAAGCATCAGACCTAGTGATAGACTGTTTAATGATAGGGTTATGTGATGCGAAGAAAGTTGTCAAGCGGAGCGGGGCTAAGCCGGGCGATATACTTGCGGTGACAGGATATTTTGGAAAAACGTCCGCTGGGCTTAGAATACTGCTTGAGGGTTTGAGTCCACCAGCTCATGTAAGGAAGCCGCTGGTCGAGTCAGTCTTGTTACCAAAAGCCCGTCTTAGAGAAGGCTTAATTCTAGCGGATCTGGGGGCATTGACGGCGTCAATAGATTCAAGTGATGGCTTAGCGTGGAGCCTTTATGAGCTTTCGGAGGCCAGTAAAGTTGGGTTTCTTATTAGGAATATTCCGATAGCGCCGGAAGTAAAGTGGTTTGCTGAGGAATATAATCTTGACCCAGTCAACTTAAGCCTTTATGGTGGGGAAGAATATGAGCTTGTCGTCACGGTTAAACCCAACATGTTTGAGAGGGCGAAAGAGGCTCTCGGCAGCATTGGAGTGCAACTGATAGAGGTGGGCGAGGCTATAGGTGAGAGGGAAATATGCATGGAGGTCAATGGGAAAAGGGTTATTGTAGAGAGGAAGGGATGGGAGCACTTCAAGTCGATTTGA
- a CDS encoding HAD family hydrolase, whose translation MRIKAVTFDIEDTLYDSSLQMRMARLNAIRAMIEAGLPIDVETGYKRLEEIVNEYGAHYGKHFDKLLERLGLRWNPRVIAAGVVAYRETSQAYLKPFPDTVPTLIQLRDHKYKLGVISDGLAVKEWQKLIHLGVHHLFHSVVISEECGTLELTDEVFRRCLRELNVEPHEAIYVSSRLNKAIKNANKVGLISVRLRRGDHCVEEPESPEACAKYEIDNLSQIFEVIEEEKRQ comes from the coding sequence GTGAGAATAAAGGCTGTAACTTTCGATATTGAAGATACGCTTTACGATTCTTCTCTACAGATGAGGATGGCGAGACTTAACGCTATAAGAGCTATGATTGAGGCGGGTCTCCCAATAGATGTTGAAACAGGATATAAGAGGCTTGAAGAGATAGTTAACGAGTATGGTGCTCATTACGGTAAACATTTTGATAAGCTTCTCGAGCGTTTAGGGTTAAGATGGAACCCGAGGGTTATAGCGGCTGGAGTTGTCGCTTATCGAGAAACCAGTCAAGCGTATCTTAAACCATTCCCCGACACTGTTCCAACCTTGATTCAACTGCGTGACCACAAATATAAGCTGGGTGTTATCTCCGATGGCTTAGCTGTTAAGGAATGGCAGAAGCTGATACATCTCGGGGTTCATCACCTATTTCATTCAGTTGTGATATCCGAAGAATGTGGAACCCTGGAATTAACCGACGAAGTTTTCAGAAGATGTCTCAGGGAATTAAATGTTGAACCTCATGAAGCCATATATGTGAGCAGCAGGTTAAACAAGGCTATAAAAAACGCGAACAAAGTGGGGTTAATAAGTGTAAGACTTAGGAGAGGCGATCACTGCGTTGAGGAACCTGAGTCTCCAGAGGCTTGCGCAAAATATGAGATAGACAATCTTTCACAGATATTCGAAGTTATTGAGGAGGAGAAGCGTCAGTAG
- a CDS encoding MFS transporter, with amino-acid sequence MRRERILFMITLSTLSSLGAGLLGSIYTIFVLNRFPVSTLDIGILLTIFGISSAIFKMVAGKMIDIYGNKVIFLVGVTLGALCSLAYIFAYELTHLYLIEFFLGLSYALQDPARLALIVEVCSRKRKGLIIGLSESAYDIAGSLAAFVAAVIVSVVGFEPVFIMCSGCQIMAGIMVLRLRGNI; translated from the coding sequence ATGCGGAGAGAACGGATACTCTTCATGATCACGCTGAGCACTCTGAGTTCCTTAGGGGCGGGTCTGCTTGGCTCAATATATACAATATTTGTTCTTAATCGATTCCCCGTCTCAACATTAGACATAGGCATTCTTCTAACCATTTTTGGCATATCATCTGCAATTTTTAAGATGGTGGCCGGCAAGATGATAGATATTTACGGAAATAAAGTTATTTTCTTAGTAGGCGTCACGCTTGGCGCTTTATGCTCACTAGCATATATTTTCGCCTACGAACTCACGCATCTATACCTAATAGAATTTTTCCTAGGGCTATCATACGCCCTACAGGATCCGGCGCGGCTAGCACTTATTGTTGAGGTATGCAGCAGAAAGAGGAAGGGGCTAATTATAGGATTATCTGAATCCGCGTACGACATTGCCGGGTCCCTTGCAGCCTTCGTTGCCGCAGTGATAGTCAGCGTAGTCGGCTTTGAGCCGGTCTTCATCATGTGTTCCGGCTGCCAGATAATGGCTGGAATTATGGTTTTAAGGTTGAGGGGAAATATTTGA
- a CDS encoding AAA family ATPase, with translation MPRDLRNKVVELEREIANRFVANREAIRALVLNQLHPRSASLIRAPRGVGKSTLMLLLLKGITGDDFVVVLGASEVKRGEVVGRLHIPSLEKEGVERVLWAAFVKSRGKGIDELNRLNPYTTANIHHLMQFGEVWAYGQKSRVDDYVLIANENPSDATSFIHPPPFYDRFDICVFLRTLTLSEKFQLQEMLERYDWNLVESMPQILSFDELQEIRMEVADVELDAELTGYINLMVRDFQSCVRDKENSEIKPPTLCEGCHFIREVCGIVKEPVSERATVALINLAKAFKWLYGKCDVDDLFQMALWVFPHRLNLIRTRNILVDLQSLLERERVKMENRRIRRQWALLNEMMKGFDPSIYKLAREAAVEDVVFAEELMKIEDKWISEGLLKRGEDMATQMGWRVHYGSHIYDRWRLR, from the coding sequence GTGCCGCGGGATCTGCGAAATAAAGTGGTGGAGTTGGAGAGGGAGATAGCGAACCGTTTTGTTGCGAACAGGGAAGCCATTAGGGCGCTCGTGTTAAATCAGCTGCATCCGCGTTCAGCGTCCCTTATACGTGCGCCACGGGGCGTTGGAAAATCAACGCTTATGCTTTTACTGCTTAAGGGCATAACGGGTGACGATTTTGTCGTTGTTTTAGGGGCATCCGAAGTTAAGAGAGGCGAGGTCGTTGGTAGGCTCCATATACCGTCGCTTGAGAAGGAGGGGGTTGAACGGGTTCTTTGGGCCGCTTTCGTCAAGAGCCGTGGGAAAGGCATCGATGAGCTAAACCGCCTAAACCCCTATACGACGGCTAATATACATCACTTGATGCAGTTCGGTGAGGTTTGGGCTTATGGACAGAAATCTAGGGTTGACGATTATGTTTTAATCGCAAACGAGAACCCTTCGGACGCAACTTCATTTATTCATCCACCCCCATTCTACGACAGGTTCGATATATGCGTTTTTCTAAGAACATTAACGCTCAGCGAGAAATTTCAGCTTCAAGAAATGCTGGAGAGATACGATTGGAACTTGGTTGAATCTATGCCGCAAATACTTTCTTTTGATGAGCTTCAGGAAATTAGAATGGAGGTTGCGGATGTAGAGCTGGATGCGGAGTTAACCGGATACATTAACTTGATGGTTAGAGATTTCCAGTCATGTGTACGCGATAAAGAGAATTCTGAGATTAAGCCGCCGACACTTTGTGAAGGCTGCCACTTTATACGTGAGGTATGTGGGATAGTGAAAGAACCCGTGAGCGAGCGAGCCACAGTAGCCCTCATAAACCTCGCGAAAGCATTTAAATGGCTTTACGGAAAATGCGATGTCGACGATTTATTCCAGATGGCTTTATGGGTTTTCCCGCATAGACTAAATTTGATTCGGACAAGGAACATCTTAGTGGATCTGCAGAGCTTACTTGAAAGAGAAAGGGTGAAAATGGAGAATAGGCGGATAAGGAGGCAGTGGGCTCTACTTAATGAAATGATGAAGGGTTTCGACCCATCAATATATAAATTAGCTAGGGAAGCCGCCGTTGAAGATGTCGTCTTCGCTGAAGAGCTTATGAAGATTGAGGATAAGTGGATCAGCGAGGGTTTACTCAAGCGGGGCGAGGATATGGCGACGCAGATGGGTTGGCGCGTACACTACGGTAGTCATATTTATGATCGATGGAGGCTAAGGTAG
- a CDS encoding molybdopterin molybdotransferase MoeA, which yields MRELHRVSDVLPEVLKFLSPPGEVEVPVEGSLGKYSSETVVSSFKLPPRPKSVMDGYAVRALDIESASPISPVSLRLFDAYARPGLNTNIVLEPGSAVRVETGALLPVGSDTVVPLEDAVEEGDRVLVLKRSARYENVSLPGEEYDEGITIVYRGCRVAPQAIAGLILEGRVRVKVFDLRARVLNVGDEIVGGTYFRPFTQEFVAAWLRWHGLIVDEVSMVGDEVDAISGWLRRDETHYLSVLVGGTSMGKHDHTIRAIEGIKPEYLVHGFAIQPGKTACLAVKDGKPILALSGLPVAAMSTLEYLLKPLLRGLGLEIPEYPKVKATLTRRVTVKMGVKGFVRVRVYDEGGRTYAEPLMTGGSGALASLLKGNGFVEVPEDLEGFDEGCEVEVNLWGRGGSP from the coding sequence TTGAGGGAGCTCCATAGGGTTTCAGATGTTCTGCCCGAAGTCCTAAAGTTTCTCAGTCCTCCGGGTGAGGTTGAGGTTCCCGTAGAGGGTTCTTTGGGAAAATATTCGTCTGAGACAGTAGTCTCCAGCTTTAAGCTTCCGCCTAGACCTAAATCCGTCATGGATGGTTATGCTGTCCGCGCTCTTGACATCGAGTCAGCCTCACCCATCTCGCCCGTTTCACTGAGGCTTTTCGACGCTTATGCTAGGCCTGGGCTGAACACTAATATTGTTTTAGAGCCCGGCTCAGCTGTCAGGGTTGAGACTGGCGCTCTGCTGCCCGTTGGCTCCGATACTGTGGTGCCGTTGGAGGACGCCGTTGAGGAGGGCGATAGGGTTCTTGTGTTGAAGCGTTCAGCCAGATATGAAAATGTTTCGCTGCCTGGGGAAGAATACGATGAGGGCATAACCATAGTCTATAGGGGTTGTAGAGTCGCACCTCAGGCCATAGCTGGATTGATTTTAGAGGGTAGGGTTAGGGTTAAAGTCTTCGATCTGAGAGCGAGGGTTCTAAATGTCGGGGACGAAATCGTAGGAGGCACGTATTTTAGACCGTTCACTCAGGAATTTGTCGCCGCATGGCTTAGGTGGCATGGCCTCATCGTGGATGAAGTGTCCATGGTCGGAGACGAGGTTGACGCTATATCCGGGTGGCTCAGAAGAGACGAGACACATTATCTTTCAGTGCTAGTCGGGGGGACGTCTATGGGTAAACATGACCATACTATTAGGGCGATAGAGGGCATAAAGCCGGAATATCTTGTACATGGATTCGCTATTCAGCCGGGTAAGACCGCCTGCCTAGCGGTAAAGGACGGCAAACCTATACTGGCTTTGAGCGGCCTTCCCGTAGCCGCCATGTCAACCCTAGAATACCTCTTGAAGCCTCTTTTAAGGGGTCTAGGCTTAGAGATACCGGAATACCCTAAGGTTAAAGCTACGTTAACCCGTAGGGTCACTGTGAAGATGGGTGTTAAAGGCTTTGTGCGCGTGAGAGTTTATGATGAAGGCGGCAGAACGTATGCTGAGCCACTCATGACGGGCGGGTCTGGAGCATTAGCTAGCCTGCTTAAGGGCAACGGGTTTGTAGAGGTTCCGGAGGATTTAGAGGGCTTCGATGAAGGGTGTGAGGTTGAAGTTAACCTCTGGGGTCGGGGTGGCTCGCCTTGA
- a CDS encoding molybdopterin biosynthesis protein, protein MTERKIYRRLVSVDEVIPILERYRPLEPLGELELPLSEALGRVLSRNVYSKVNYPPYTRSLMDGYAVISDDLVGVYEDRPRKLKIAGQISVGETRVIRINRGECVEVSTGAIIPYPADAVVPVEYTSVEGNYAFFYRSVARGENIDQIGSDFSEGEVAAWRGEMVTPLLASMLAALGVSRVHVYKPVKVGILPTGDELRAPGEQLDYGCIYDSNSHLVYGYAKLMGADPKIYERAPDDRGDLEDRLWRAIEENDLVVTIGGTSAGLEDLVYRALSRLVPGLIVHGVRERPGRPLAIAVHGGKIILGLPGFPLSCLLTVNLYFMPILARLQGAKVYEHKYIDARVPMPLKGEPGVRVFVPAVLMERGGSMMAYPLPGHSGRVSSLSLVDGYIVVPEHVEHVPANCELKVLVNPFWRPCDANIIGSHDPLLQHLIGCIISTENIRMLNVGSMAGLHAIKMGVADMAGVHLLDRETGEYNVPFIKKMGLKEVLLIRGYLREQGFIYRRGFTETLSISDIVDKEFSFVNRNPGSGTRILIDLLLEEEARRRGVGSEELKSRVKGYNFEVKTHEAAAHLVFRGVVDVAVAVRYVAEKYGLAFTPINYERYDLVIRKDALSKKMIGRLVDEFNDLARRFIKDFQGYRVDEETGRKIEF, encoded by the coding sequence TTGACTGAACGCAAAATTTATCGTAGACTGGTCTCAGTGGATGAGGTTATACCGATTCTCGAAAGATATAGGCCTTTAGAGCCTCTGGGTGAACTGGAGCTTCCTCTAAGCGAAGCTTTAGGCAGGGTGTTAAGCCGCAACGTGTACTCTAAGGTGAATTATCCACCGTACACTAGGTCGCTTATGGACGGATACGCGGTGATAAGCGATGACCTTGTGGGCGTATATGAGGATAGGCCTAGAAAGCTGAAGATAGCGGGTCAAATATCGGTCGGCGAAACCAGGGTCATTAGGATTAACAGGGGTGAGTGCGTAGAAGTTTCTACAGGGGCTATCATACCCTACCCGGCTGACGCTGTTGTTCCAGTAGAGTATACTAGCGTTGAGGGCAACTACGCGTTTTTCTATAGGAGCGTGGCTAGAGGCGAAAACATAGATCAAATTGGATCAGACTTCTCCGAAGGGGAGGTTGCCGCCTGGAGGGGCGAGATGGTTACGCCCCTATTGGCATCTATGCTGGCCGCTCTGGGAGTTAGCAGAGTTCACGTGTATAAGCCTGTGAAGGTTGGTATATTGCCAACTGGAGATGAGCTTAGGGCTCCGGGCGAACAGTTAGATTACGGCTGTATATATGACTCTAACTCCCACCTCGTGTATGGTTACGCTAAACTTATGGGTGCAGATCCAAAGATTTATGAAAGAGCTCCGGATGATAGGGGGGATTTGGAGGATCGGCTTTGGAGAGCGATTGAAGAGAACGATCTGGTAGTCACTATAGGGGGGACATCCGCTGGTCTAGAAGACTTAGTTTATAGGGCTTTATCTAGGCTTGTTCCAGGCCTAATAGTTCACGGCGTCAGAGAGAGACCGGGTAGACCATTAGCTATAGCTGTTCACGGCGGCAAGATAATATTGGGCTTGCCGGGTTTCCCGCTATCGTGTCTCCTAACCGTAAATCTATACTTTATGCCGATATTGGCGAGACTTCAGGGGGCTAAAGTATACGAGCACAAGTATATTGATGCGCGTGTGCCGATGCCCCTTAAAGGTGAGCCGGGCGTAAGGGTATTCGTGCCCGCTGTGTTGATGGAGCGTGGAGGATCTATGATGGCGTATCCTCTACCGGGGCATAGCGGTAGGGTGTCTTCTCTAAGCCTTGTGGACGGATACATAGTTGTGCCGGAGCATGTGGAGCATGTTCCAGCAAACTGTGAATTAAAGGTTTTGGTGAATCCGTTCTGGAGGCCGTGTGATGCGAACATAATTGGCAGTCACGATCCATTGCTCCAACATTTAATAGGCTGCATTATTTCGACTGAAAATATACGTATGCTTAACGTAGGTAGCATGGCTGGGCTACATGCCATTAAAATGGGCGTAGCTGATATGGCTGGGGTTCACTTACTTGACCGAGAGACGGGAGAATACAATGTACCGTTCATTAAGAAGATGGGTTTGAAGGAAGTATTGCTTATTAGGGGTTATTTACGTGAGCAGGGCTTTATATATAGGAGGGGTTTTACAGAGACATTGTCTATAAGCGATATAGTGGATAAAGAATTTAGTTTCGTTAACAGGAATCCGGGAAGCGGCACCAGGATTCTAATAGACCTATTGCTGGAGGAAGAGGCAAGACGAAGAGGTGTCGGGTCAGAGGAGCTGAAAAGTAGGGTTAAAGGGTATAATTTTGAGGTAAAGACGCATGAGGCCGCGGCGCACCTAGTTTTTAGAGGCGTGGTTGATGTTGCAGTGGCGGTCAGATATGTGGCGGAAAAATACGGCTTAGCTTTTACGCCCATAAACTATGAGAGGTACGATCTCGTGATAAGAAAAGATGCGCTCAGCAAAAAGATGATTGGGCGGCTCGTAGATGAGTTCAACGATTTAGCCAGAAGATTCATAAAAGATTTCCAAGGCTACAGGGTAGATGAGGAAACGGGGAGAAAGATAGAGTTCTGA